The Miscanthus floridulus cultivar M001 chromosome 6, ASM1932011v1, whole genome shotgun sequence genomic interval TAGAAATGCTCTGTAAGTAATGACTTTCAGAAATTAGATGCTCTCTAGCCAATGAGGGTACAGATGTTTACCGTTTTCTTGTACCATTTTCTGCTTAGATATAAGCAGATCCCATGGACAACGAGCAGTGCATACACAATAACAAATAAGTGGTGCGTAAACCAAAAGGCATTGAAGCCAGTCATTTTCTTGAGGGGATTAGAATCCTTGAGCCTATTACGCCGAAACCATGGCTGGGCCAATACGAAAGCTATAGTCATAAGTACAACCATGACCACCCCTGTCCACCCTTCAGTTCCCTTTACAAACCACCAGTAATTTGGTGGCCTTTTGTCTCCAAAGAAAGGCTTCATTGGTTCATAGGCAGCATCACTTGCATGGAGCAGCCGGGGAAAATCACATGTCAGGTGAGCACCTGCATGCaaagcaacaccaactgcaacacCTGCTGCTATTACCTGCACAATAATTCCATACATATTACATAATGTAATTTCCACATTAGTAAGTGTAACTATCAGATGGGAAGGTTAACAATTCATTCTCATTGGTCATCTAGGATAAAAAAAGAGAACTATGTTTCAATTGGAATGGATACTCCCACAGAATGGAAAGGCGCATCCTGTGTTCAATACTAACTGAGTACATATAGTCTTACCTTGTGGAAATTTATGTTGTCATTGAACGGCACAACAGCTCCGATCTTTGTCTTTGATCGAATCCAAGTGATTGTATTTCGGCAAACAGGAAACAGAACCAGGGCCATATTGAATTTGAGGGTCTCTGCAGCACCTTTTGCAGTGCACACACAATAACCCATGATGCCAAATACAGCTCGATTACGGTATTGGATGAACTTCCAAATGAAGAGGCCAATGCAGATCGAGAGCCAGAGAGTCATAACCCAAATGCGCTTCCAGTTCTCCTCAAGGAAGTACATGAACTCTTGCCAGTAGTGGTAAAATGGACCTGTGTTCTTGTTTGATGCAAGCTTCATGCTAAGAGCTTTGCTAAGTTTTGAGATTTGTGTTGTCGATCTTGCAGCAGCTTGAGATGGTGATTGCAGCAAAAGTGCCTCCAGATCCTCAAGCTGTTAATTTTTTAGCATGGGTTAGTTCATGGACTGTGCCACAATTGTTATTTTTTGTGAGTATATTGGGCAGACCTCAATGTATCCCAGATTGTCGCGGTCAAGTTGTTCCATAATGAGTGCTGTGTACTCATCAGCCCGTTCCTTGAGCTTGGAAAGTTTGTTTGCTGAAGCACTGAGGGTAATAATCTGCAAGAGCATATTATCATTTGCTTAGCACCTTACAACACACAgcatgaacatattagatttcaaATTCTTGATTCTTCTGACAGACCTCCTTAACCTCCTCTGCTGTGATCCTTCCATCAGCATTCTTGTCAACCCTGAACAGAAAAACTTAACACATGGTAAGTGCCAAATAAAATTGTTGAATACACAACAGCTGGTGTAAacttattactccctccgtccaataATATAAGGCGTAACCACTTTTTATTTGTGTCCCATAATATAAGGCGTGCTATCTCTAGAGGCACATGCATCGATGCAGTAATACTAGTGTTGATAGAGAGAATTAAATGTGTTCCTTGGTCTTTGAACCGAAGGTGGTTACGCCTTATATACTGGAACGGAAGGAGTACAATAGTTTTGCTTCATAGTTTTTTTAAGATAGCATGTTAGTAAGgcaaggctatgttgttgttgttgtagcatGTTAGTAAGGCCAAGTATTTTTTTATGTGGAGGTGGATTTCGATAACGCATCACATACAGTTATGCATAAAGAAGGAAACCATGCCAGGACTAATAAGATATTCATCAAAATTACTAACATGTCAAAGAATGTCTGTAGACGGTTGTCAAAACCCTGATCActgagttgctcccagaaatctTTCAGCTCATCCTTAGTGAGCAGCTGCTTTGTTATCCCTCTCTTCCTTGCTAATGAATCGAAGACTTGCACTGCAAACTCATCAGATCCATCCATCCCTGCACAATCCAAAGCAATGCTTGTATTAGCATTGTTCAAATAGCTGTATGGAGATACATATTCATTAGAACCACTGAAATTACCAATGCATTTCCCAAATCTTGAACGTAGCAGCACGCCATCAACCTGTAGCAGGTTGAACCGTTTCTCCATTGCAGCCCAGCCGTCATGACCGACTTTTGCAGTCACAAACTGCAAGCCCTTGAGCGCTACAGCAGCCCCACTCTTGCTTCTGTCCAATCTCTTCCTCACGTTCTTTCCCAACTGTGTCTGTGGCACCTTATTGCTTGAGCTCTTCATCTTTAGCACATTTTTCACCTGCCTAATCTTTGATGATAGCTTGCCGCTCCTTGACGAGGAAGGTGACACAAGTGACAGTCCGTCAAACCCACCACCATGCCCCGAGCCACCATCATCGACTGCCCTGACATCTTCAATTGCCACTGAATCACGCTGTACAATGGTGATTTCCAcaacctcatcatcatctttgAACCTGGTGGTCTTCACGCCCTTCCGGCTTGATTCTCCCAAATTGCCACTGTGTGGGATTAGTGTTGCAGTGTCTTCTTGTGACCTCCTAGAACTGCCTGTGTCCGTGGCAGCTTCAGTGGTTGCCATATTCTTCTCTACCGCTGAGGTCAAGTTCTCCTTACTCTCTGGTCAGAAGATAAAATTAATAACCAGGACGAGAATAGGGGAAACCCTTGCAATAAGTACTGAAGTAAGTAAAAACTTGCCAACTAAAATACATTTCTTATCTATCCATAATCAGTCaagtaaagaaaaaaaaaacaagaggagGAAGGCATCCTGATAGAGTAATATTTCAAGGAAGTGTTCATttctaaaaagaaagaaaaaaaagaacaaaTTTCAACAAGATTAAAACTACCTGTAGTTTAGGTACAGATATTTTGTAAGAAGCATTGGCCAAAAGACAGGGAAGTCAAAGAGAAGTAAAGGTGACGTAAAATTCAATCAGATCCAGAACTTGCATCAGAGTACAAATATGCGTAACATGATGCTACTTTAAGTAAGAAGAAGATGATAGGGATAGCCCCAACGGATTTACAGCCTGGACGGCATCAGCGAGGTTTGAAAAGGGAGGAAGTAAAAGCACCCTAGCATAAGTAAACCAAAAATCAGGGAAACACTCCCATACGAGAAGAAACCGCCCTCCGGTTTGAAATACCGCCCACACAAAAATTCCTCCTCGTGCTCAGATCTAGTGGGCGCTGTTCTCGAATATTAAAATAGAATGGAACGCCAGCAACGACCTTTCTCAACCGAACAATCATTTCTCGGTACTAGAAAGAGCAAACTTTAAAATGGAACAAAATGGAGAAACGTTTCGGAGTGAGTCGCGGTTAAGAGGAGCGGGGAAAGAACTGAACCAAGTGGAGAGAGAAGAAGAAAATCAagaacagaagaagaagaagaagaaagtttgGAAATTTGGGAGGCAGGGATCATGGAGAAACCGGAGAACTCTTACCTTAAACCCTCCCAGAAGTTTCAGCCGCGGAATGGAACTCCGAGCATTCCCTGAATCCTCCcctgaagaacaaagaaaaactaAGGAATCCAGTCTTCAGCGAGCAGTCGGATTGCaggctaaaaaaagaagaaacagaGGAAGTAACTTCGCGCTAGAGGATTTCAGATTTCAGGGATGGAAACGGAAAGAGCAAAAGGACAAGGTCAGTGGTACCACAGAGCAGGAGTACACGCGGCGCTGCAACGGCCCCCCGATACGGATACCTATTTGATCCATTACAGGACCGAGATAGGACCGTATCTTTATCCATGGGCATTTAACAGCCTGTTTGTTAGGCCGTGGCtcgtcataaacgatcgtaaatttttagttagaataatatttttctctcacacaaattatccagcaacgatatgaaccagtcaACCGAACAAGCTGTAAATGGGTAAGAATctatccccgacgggtatagcgggtacgggaatgTTCTCTGTTTACTCGTCcctgttacccgttggggaacccgactatttgagctgtcatgcgagtattagacccaaagaagctcaatataggtattttggcccaaatctaaacaatcatatatatagtttatgtgttctaagaaccctagttcaatttttccttaccatctccgccagcagcacaagcacgcctgcctcacgagcgctcgtgcccctcgctttctcagttcggtctctctgccacctttgctcgtcctcctcgcaacctcgctctttctcctcggcatctccgatacttcgacacttatacccgggtgaagaagaaacgtctccgattgcaaagctgcgaccccaagtgtccttattTATCAGGTAtgtagtacccgtcgggtatctgttatcCGACCGATGCCCGGCGGGTACGGAGAtgagcaagaatctatacccgagacagttaacgagAACGGGAATAAAATAAATTAGCGAGAAAGAAAACGTTCCGACAAAACCCGACGGGTACATGGCCGTTGCCATTCTTAACAAACGCTGGATGGATGGACAGCTTGGCTCCCTCGGACTGCTGCTACCAACAAATCGCATGTGTTTTTGGTGGCATtgctggcggtggtggtggggttGGTGCAGCGCACCTGCTGTTTCTATTGCCCCTGGACTTTGGACCTGGGGATTCGACAGGGTCCAATTGAAGCCTGTGAATATGTGAGTGAATGCGCTGACCCTTTTCACAAAAAAATAAAGAATATGCGCTGAGCTAAAATCTTGGGTTCATAATTAGAGGATGAGTTAGCTGTTTTCTGTAACGCTCGAGAATTATGGAGAGTATTTAAAACAGAGTGATGTTAGGGTTGTTAACCATGTACATTGAAGTATGGGGTGCGTATTTAAGAATGTAAAACTCGTCTCGCTTGCAACCTGTTACAAGTTACTCCCTCCTATCATGAATAAATATAAACCCATTTCTAAAGGTTTACTAGCTACCTTTACGTTTGTCCTAATTCAATCTATTTTAATTCTGATCGAGTTCAATTAACATCTATTATACCAAATAAGTATATTGTAAAATTTACTGCATAATTGATCAAAGGATACTAATTCGGTGCTGGAGATGTTGATATTTTTTCTTAGGGACGTTTGGATCccttcattttggaggaattgaaatctacttaatggatAATActatttggcttgaaatttgaTATTCCATAACTTTTTCAAGCTCACAaataagtctatctcaaattaATAGGATGAGAGATAGAAATAAATTCTATAAATCACTATGCTATAATTTTACTCTTCAAtttatagcacactcttcaactcacttctctacaatagaaatgcaacatataaatatatcctttatatATCTAaccataaatatacaaatatatttcatatacaactatattagcttaattaatctctACTCGAAAAATCAAAGACAGGACCCGTTCACCACCCGTGGTGAAGCCGGCGGGCATCGCACGCTTCACCAGCGAGTATTTTTGCGCCGACATGTGGCTCTGCATGCCCGCACTCTCTCTGCCCCGTGCGTCTGCAAGCTCGTCCATCGTCAATCAAGAAAAAAGGCCGCTGCCCCGCCCACCGAGCCCTGCTCCCGACGCCTCCCCTGCTGCCGCATGCCGCCGCCCGCCCGGCCGCCCATCTCCCACCGACTTCGCCGGCCCGCGCCTGCCCAGTCACGCGGCCACGCCACGCCGCCCCGTCGCTCCGTGAAGACCGGGAAAGCGGTGAGTACGCAACGGCGCTGCTAGATCTACCCCTCCTCGCTACCGGATCGAAGCCTCCTCCGTCAGAACCAGCCTGCCGTCGCCTGCAAGATGACTGCTGCAATGAGTTTGGCATTTGGCCACGCGGCTAGACCTGGACGATGGCAGAGCGGGCGGGCTGAATGCGGCGGGCGGCGATCTCGGGGGTGCCGCGGAGGCGGCGCGGAGGGCACAGTCGATGGTGCTGGCGCTCGACAACAACAACGCGCGCCGCACCGTGGAGGACTACGTGGAGCTGTTGCTGCTTGGGTATGCGCCATGATGCGAGCGCGCACAGCTCCGGTTCGCCGAGACCGCCGCCGCGCTGTGCGCCATGGGCAGCGCTGTCGCCTTCGCAAAGTTCAGCGTGGAGCGCTACCCCAAggcagccgccgccgtcggggTCAAGGGCTTCTCCACTGTGCTCCTCTTCGTCAATGACACCAAACATGCCTATCATGGCCTGCGCACCAGGTGAGGATGCTGCTTTGCTGGAGTGGCCATTCATATGTCTGACCAATTGACCGAAAATTATCTGTATCTCTTGTTGACCAATTAACTGAAAATTATGTGCTTGAAGTCCCTAATCATTCTAACTTTGGTGGTATTTGATGGCTTGAGGAAATAATTTCAAGGTACGAGACTAAAGGAGCTGTTCTCGATCATTTTGAAGCTGGTGGAGATTGGAGATGGGGAGCAGAATGCAGTTCTTGGACATGGCAGGATATTGTTGTGTTCGTTTGTTTTCTCTCCATAGTTCGATATTAGTGTGCAAGGTTTATCAATGAACACCAATTTTCATCTTGTATTACTGACATTTTAGAATTCAGATAAATAGCTAAGTTTACCTATGATCACATCTCATACATTGGACTGTCAATGTTCACTGTGATCCATTATTCTTCTTGTGGCAAAGAGTACAAGTTACTATGTAGCTATTACTGCAaggatttttgtttttttttaatttccggTTGTTTGCTTTCATATAGGGGTGATGCTTTGAACTTTGCCTAATCTATCTTTTAGCTTTGCAAACAGGTTGCTTCATATTAAGGAGAACCACGAATTTCAAAAAATTAGGGTCTCAGGGAAGATCCACCACATCGCTAGCGCACGGCTGATAGTTCATCTCAACTCTCCAAGATCATTCAAAAAGGCAGCAGCCCCAATAAGCGTGTCCATCTGCAACACAGTGAGCCCAGGTTTGATTTCTTCCAAGCATCAACATGTGGTATACTGTTACTCATGCACTGTCCTGAGCAGCTTGAATCCCTGGTGAACAGAACCATCATCTTCCCTGCCTTTACCATGAAGCAGCAGCAGAGGACTACACAGGAGGGGGATGCCAAGTAGTAGGCGAATAAGACCAATGGCAAGCGGAATCTATCACCTGTGCTGGTAACTTGTTTGCTCACCTCCTGTTTGACATCACAATATACCAGTGTGTCTTGTGCTTGTGTTTTAGGCAAAAGCAGATGCTAggttgttttgaaaaaaaaaaatagtTCAATTAGTTTACCAGGAATGGCAGGACCGCAACTACTTAGACCTATTGGAACTTGTAAAACATAGTGGTATACTGGTATAGACTTGCCTCAAATGCATTAAACAATATGTCTATTTGTTTGTCAGGCTAAATTAACACATTGAGGACAATAATTTGTCATGCTAAAGTTGCCTGGACTAATCAAGATCGAAACAAGGGTGCAGACCAATCTTTCCCTGTGTGCTACTGAGACTGATGATAGTTGAAATATGTCTAGGTCTGATCTAAATATTGTTAAAACTAAGAAAATGATGACAATACAGCTAAATGATAAGTAGTGAGATATTGTCATGTGGGGGCGCACGTATACCCGGCGTCGTCGTGCCCGTGACATCCGCCGAGCCGCAGAGCGAGCGTCCAGCGCGGCTGACGCCCAGGCCACCAAGCGTGGCTAGGAGAAAATTTAGCGATTTGTTTCCTTGGCTGTTACCTTGAGTCTAGGGAGTTTGTTTCCTCTTTTTATTTGCCAAAGTTAGTTGAACCACGGGCTATATATCTTGTACGTGGGAACATTGAAATCATCAAGAAAGTATTACCCCAAACTCTATCTCTCTCTTTTGTTCTTAAGCCTGCGGCGGAGGGGcaaacctcgccggagaagacggatCGCGGCTACGAACTACGTAGCCGAGGTCGTGCTATCTTAGGGttcgacgcccttgacaacctggtatcacagACCAAACGATCCTCTACTCCCACCACTAGCGCAGCGCCGTCACCCTCCACCATACACCCTAGCCCACAGACCACCACCGCGCCATCATCACCCGATCCCGCCGCGTCCCGCGTTGCCATCATGGGTGACAACGGTGACTTGAAGCCAACCCTGGAGGCCATCGCCGCGGCCCTGGCCGCCCTGCAAACGTCATCCGaggccaccaccgccgccctgcAGGCCCTCGCCTCGGAGCGTTCGTCTTCGTCCTCGGGCTCCAAGGCACCGACCGGGGAACACCACCACGACAGGCCACCGAAGCACTGGCGCCCGGAGTTTCCTCGCTACGACGGCAAGACAGACCCGCTCATCTTCATTAACAGATGCGAGTCTTTCTTCATCCAGCAGCACGTCATACCCGCGGAGCGAACGTGGATGGCTTCGTACAATCTGCAAGAGGGCGCGCAGCTTTGGTTCATGCACCTCCAGGAGACCGAGGGGACGCCAACGTGGGAGCGTTTCAAGGAGCTCCTCAATCTGCGCTATGGGCCTCCCCTCCGGTCGGTCCCCCTCTTCGAACTCTCGTCGTGCCGCCGCACCGGGTCGGTCGAGGACTACTGTGACCGGTTCCAAGCCCTACTGCCCCGCGCTGGTAAACTTGATGAAGCGCAGCGCGTGGAATTGTTCACGGGTGGCCTCCTACCGCCGCTCAGCCTCCAAGTGCAACAGCAACACCCGCCGACCCTCGCCGAGGCCATGAGTCTCGCTCGTCAGTTTGAGCTCATGGAGCCGTACCTCTTTCCGTCCAAGACGAGCGGCAAGGGCGTTCTGTCCACTCCAGCACCGCGGCCGGCCCAGCATCCAGTCCCAGCGATCAAGGCGGCACCAGCAACTACGTCGGTGGAGGGGCGGCCAGTGCGCCGGCTCACCCAAGCCGAGCAGGAGGAGCGCCGTCGCCTCGGCCTTTGCTTCAACTGCGACGAGCGGTACAGCAGGGGGCACAACAAGGTATGCAAACGCTTGTTCCTGTTGGACAGTGTCGAagacgaggacgaggatgacgCGGTCGAGGAGCAGCCAGACACCAAGGACGCCAAGGACTCAGCCGTCTTCTCCCTGCACGCTGTGGCCGGGATCTACACCAACAACTCCATGCTCCTGCGTGTGTCCCTGGGTGCCACCTCCCTCGTCGCATTGGTGGACACCGGGTCGACCCACAACTTCATTGGGGAAGCCGCGGCCGAGCGCACGGGACTTCAGCCCCAGCCGCGCCCCCGACTGACGGCCACGGTGGCCAACGGCGACAAAATCGCCTGCCCAGGCGTGTTCCGGCGCGCGCCCATCTGCATCGAAGGCATCACGTTCAACGTCGACCTCTTCGTCATGCCGCTCGCCGGTTATGATATGGTGCTTGGCATGCAGTGGCTGGCGCGGCTGGGGTGCATCGAGTGGGACGTTCCTGGCCGCAGCATGGCGTTCCAACATCAGGGCCAGCGCGTTTCTTGGCAGGGCATCACCCCCCAGCATGGCCCGGGCGCCCACGCGGTCTCCGTCGACGACAACCTCCTGGAGGGCCTGTTGGGTTCCTTCCACGACGTCTTCGCCGAACCCACAGGCCTTCCACCACCGCGTGCTCGGGATCACACCATCGTCCTCAAGCCGAACGCTTCACCAGTGGCTGTCCGCCCATACCGGTATCCGGCGGCCCACAAAGACGAGCTCGAGCGACAGTGTGCCACCATGATCGCCCAGGGCATTGTTCGGCGCAGCGACTCCGCGTTCTCGTCCCCGGTCCTCCTCATCAAAAAGCCGGACGGGACGTGgcgtttctgcgtcgactacAGGGCGCTGAACGCGCTCACGATCAAGGATGCGTTTCCGATCCCGGTCGTCGACGAGCTCCTCGACGAACTCCATGGCGCACGGTTCTTCTCCAAGCTGGACCTGCGCTCCGGGTACCACCAGGTGCGGATGCGCCGTGAGGACATCCACAAGACGGCCTTCCGCACCCACGACGGCCTATACGAGTTTTTGGTGATGCCATTCGGCCTCTGCAACGCGCCGGCAACTTTTCAAGCTCTGATGAATGATGTACTTCGGCCGTTTCTTCGTCGCTTTGTACTCGTGTTCTTTGACGATATTTTGATATACAGCAAGACGTGGGCGGATCACCTTCGCCACCTCCGGGCCGCCCTCACCGAGCTCCGCCGCCACCGACTCTTCGTCAAGCGCTCAAAGTGTGCGTTCGGGGTGCTGTCCGTCTCCTACCTCGGCCACGTGATCTCGGAGGCGGGCGTCGCCATGGACCCGGCCAAGGTGCAGGCCATCCACGACTGGCCGGTGCCGCGGTCGACGCGCGCGGTTCGCGGTTTCCTCGGATTAgcgggctactaccgcaagttcgtaCACGGCTACGGCATGGTCGCGGCTCCTCTAACGGCGCTCTTGAAGAAGGACGGGTTCTCATGGACACCGGAGGCAACCGCGGCTTTCGACGCCCTCAAGTCCGCGGTCACTTCGGCGCCCGTGCTCGCCATGCCGGACTTCACCAAGCCGTTCATCGTGGAGTGTGACGCATCGACCCACGGCTTCGGCGCCGTGTTGATCCAAGTCGGCCACCCGCTCGCATTCTACAGTCGGCCGGTTGCGCCCCGCCACCGTGCCCTTGCTGCATATGAGCGTGAGCTCATAGGCCTCGTCCAGGCGGTTCGGCATTGGAGGCCGTACTTGTGGGGCCGTCGGTTCGTCGTCAAGACCGACCACTACAGCCTCAAATACTTGCTCGATCAACGGCTCGCTACCATCCCCCAACACCAGTGGGTGGGCAAGTTGCTGGGGTTCGACTTCTCGGTGGAGTACAAAGCCGGAGCGTCAAATACGGTGGCAGACGCTCTCTCGCGTCGTGACACGGCGGAGACCGGCGCGGTGCTGGCCCTCTCGGCGCCCCGCTTTGATTTCGTCGCTCGCCTCAAGCAGGCCCAGCAGACCGATCCAGTCCTCGTCGCGCTACACGATGATGTTCGCGCGGGCACCCGCGTGGCGCCATGGAGCGTGGTTGACGGCATGCTGCAGTTTGGGGGCCGCTTATACATACCACCGGCGTCTCCCCTTCTTCAAGAGATCATGACCGCGATACATGCGGAGGGACACGAGGGCGTCCAACGCACGCTGCATCGACTTCGCCGCGACTTTCACTTCCCTAACATGAAACAAGTTGTGCAGGATTTTGTTCGCGCTTGCGCCACATGCCAGAGGTACAAGTCCGAGCACCTCCACCCCGCTGGACTGCTCATGCCACTTCCAGTTCCTCAAGGCATATGGACGGACATCGCACTCGACTTCGTGGAGGCTCTACCGCGTGTCAAGGGGAAATCAGTCATCCTCACGGTGGTTGATCGtttcagcaagtactgccacttcatcCCCTTGGCGCACCCCTACTCGGCGGAGTCCGTCGCCCAGGCGTTCTTCACCGACATCGTCCGCCTTCACGGCGTACCGCAGTCCATAGTGTCGGACCGCGACCCGGTGTTCACGTCCACCTTCTGGCCGGAGTTGTGGCGTTTGGTGGGTTCCAAGCTGCACATGTCGACCGCGTTCCACCCGCAGTCTGACGGACAGTCCGAGGCGGCCAACAGGGTGATCATTATGTACCTGCGCTGCCTCACCGGGGATCGGCCTAAGCAGTGGCTACGGTGGCTGCCGTGGGCGGAGTTCGTCTTCAACACCGCATACCAAACCTCGCTCCGGGACACTCCGTTTCGGGTGGTTTACGGTCGGGAACCGCCGTCCGTCCGTTCGTACGAGCCGGGGGAGACCCGTGTCCCGGCTGTCGCCAAGACCATGGAGGAACGGGATGCGTTCCTTGCTGACGTTCGTTACCGTCTTGAGCAGGCACAGAAGACGCAGAAGCGACACTATGACGCCAATCACCGTGAGGTCGTGTACAAGGTGGGCGATTGGGCTCTGTTGCGCCTGCGCCACCGCGCTCCTGCCTCGCTGCAGCAGCCCGTGACCGGCAAGCTGAAGCCGCGATTCTACGGCCCCTACCTCGTCACCGAAGTCATTAACCAGGTGGCCGTCCGCCTCGCCCTTCCTCCCCAGGCTCGTCTCCATGACGTGTTTCATGTGGGCGTTCTAAAGAAGTTCGTCGGCCCACCACCTACTGCTACGCCACCGCTGCCTCCGATTCACTACGGTGCTGTGGCCCCGGAACCTGAGCGCGCCATCCGCACACGCCTGGCTCGGGGAGTTCGTCAGGTCCTTGTCCAGTGGAAGGGCCAGTCCGCGTCGTCGGCTACATGGGAAGATGTTGAGCCATTCCTCTCCAAATTTCCAtcctttcagctcgaggacgagctgaacctcgagggggggagagatgtcatgtgggggcgCACGTATACCCGGCGTCGTCGTGCCCGTGACATCCGCCGAGCCGCAGAGCGAGCGTCCAGCGCGGCTGACGCCTAGGCCACCAAGCGTGGCTAGGAGAAAATTTAGCGATTTGTTTCCTTGGCTGTTACCTTGAGTCTAGGGAGTTTGTTTCCTCTTTTTATTTGCCAAAGTTAGTTGAACCACGGGCTATATATCTTGTACGTGGGAACATTGAAATCATCAAGAAAGTATTACCCCAAACTCTATCTCTCTCTTTTGTTCTTAAGCCTGCGGCGGAGGGGcaaacctcgccggagaagacggatCGCGGCTACGAACTACGTAGCCGAGGTCGTGCTATCTTAGGGTTCGACGCCCTTGACAGATATGATCAATGATCTTTTTCACATGTTTTCTAGGGGTCTCTTCTCAGGATAGCCACAGAGCAAAAGAGCAAATATGTTACTTCAATGACAGTGTACTTGTCCAGATGCCATTTCCTGCTACTATTTACTCAAATCTCCTAGATACTTATGCCTATCTTGTCTGTGCTCTCAAGAGATTTTTAGAATAAGTCTTTAATAAAGAATTTCAGTGAGTTTTAATCATGTAAGATCTTTCAAATAGTTGATGTCAATAATGAAAAATCTTATTGCCGAACAAGCAGGATTGGACGAGGTGAACCAACGTGTCAATAATGGAAAATCTTATTGCCGAACAAGCAGGATTGGACGAGGTGAACCAACGCACTATGGTGGGAAGGTTGGGCTTCAGTTTGATGGCACTAATTTGATTGGTAACATTAAGCATCTCATGAATGCTGAAAACTCACTCCCCAAATGGAAGATGATTGAAAAGTACACTAATGCCGCAACAAAACTGCTTGGGCATATCAAGGAGAGGTCACTGGATGGATACTGCAAGAGGGATATGCTCATGAAGCTAGCTATGACCTGTATGATGTCCTTTAAACACTATTTATTTGAGTGTGGCTCATAATAGTATATTGTTAAGCTGAGTTAAAATTTATTTTTT includes:
- the LOC136456055 gene encoding respiratory burst oxidase homolog protein B-like, translating into MATTEAATDTGSSRRSQEDTATLIPHSGNLGESSRKGVKTTRFKDDDEVVEITIVQRDSVAIEDVRAVDDGGSGHGGGFDGLSLVSPSSSRSGKLSSKIRQVKNVLKMKSSSNKVPQTQLGKNVRKRLDRSKSGAAVALKGLQFVTAKVGHDGWAAMEKRFNLLQVDGVLLRSRFGKCIGMDGSDEFAVQVFDSLARKRGITKQLLTKDELKDFWEQLSDQGFDNRLQTFFDMVDKNADGRITAEEVKEIITLSASANKLSKLKERADEYTALIMEQLDRDNLGYIELEDLEALLLQSPSQAAARSTTQISKLSKALSMKLASNKNTGPFYHYWQEFMYFLEENWKRIWVMTLWLSICIGLFIWKFIQYRNRAVFGIMGYCVCTAKGAAETLKFNMALVLFPVCRNTITWIRSKTKIGAVVPFNDNINFHKVIAAGVAVGVALHAGAHLTCDFPRLLHASDAAYEPMKPFFGDKRPPNYWWFVKGTEGWTGVVMVVLMTIAFVLAQPWFRRNRLKDSNPLKKMTGFNAFWFTHHLFVIVYALLVVHGICLYLSRKWYKKTTWMYLAVPVLLYVSELILRLFRSHDAVRIQKVAVYPGNVLALYVSKPPGFRYRSGQYIFINCRAVSPYEWHPFSITSAPGDDYLSVHIRTRGDWTSRLRTVFSEACRPPTDGESGLLRADLSKGITESNARFPRLLIDGPYRAPAQDYREYDVLLLIGLGIGATPLISIVKDVLNHIQHGGSVAGIEPEGSGKAKKRPFMTKRAYFYWVTREEGSFEWFRGVMNEVAEKDKDGVIELHNHCSSVYEEGDARSALIVMLQELQHAKKGVDILSGTSVKTHFARPNWRSVFKHVAVNHENQRVGVFYCGEPVLVPELRQFSADFTHKTNTKFEFHKENF
- the LOC136458281 gene encoding uncharacterized protein, with protein sequence MGSAVAFAKFSVERYPKAAAAVGVKGFSTVLLFVNDTKHAYHGLRTRLLHIKENHEFQKIRVSGKIHHIASARLIVHLNSPRSFKKAAAPISVSICNTVSPEPSSSLPLP